Proteins encoded in a region of the Fusarium falciforme chromosome 6, complete sequence genome:
- a CDS encoding Phosphate transporter, which translates to MVLHQFDYIFAIGTIFSFLDAWNIGANDVANSWTTSVSSRSITYLQAMVLGSVLEFAGAVGVGARVADTIRTKVVDIDQFENDPALLMLGMMCAIVASSLYLTFCTRIGLPVSTTHSIMGGVIGMGIALVGADGIHWAEFDKGISSGVVSVFLAWIIAPGLAGAFGAIIFMITKYGVMLRSKPVWKGLFLTPIYFGITASLLTMLIVWKGGSIKVDFTDAETAGLIVGVGAAWALIISIFLLPWLYRLVIVDDWQLRWWHIPMGPLLLKRPAPPPQPEGAEGGISDFYEGHLTREELEDLRRAGREGSDEFERAQEQTSNEGKKVSEETPEPTAEPVEVKPKRSIIGPKPDGPWYSGAMLFWYLKFVFLQGVDQDIINMQKKKSILTGDLDEIHANVPHYDNRAEYLYTFMQVMTACTASFTHGANDVANAIGPYATIYQVWQTGAITSSKSDVPVWILCFGGAAIALGIWTYGYNIMRNLGNRLTLHSPSRGFSMELGAAVTIILATRLKLPVSTTQCITGATVGVGLCSGTWRSINWRMVVWIYMGWIITLPVAGILSGCICGIIINAPRWGYQG; encoded by the exons ATGGTGCTTCACCAGTTCGACTACATCTTTGCCATAGGCACCATCTTTTCGTTCCTCGACGCGTGGAACATTG GTGCTAACGATGTCGCCAACTCTTGGACCACATCGGTCTCGTCCCGATCCATCACTTACCTCCAGGCCATGGTTCTGGGTTCCGTCCTCGAGTTTGCCGGAGCCGTCGGTGTCGGCGCCCGAGTGGCCGACACCATTCGAACCAAGGTCGTCGACATTGACCAGTTTGAGAATGATCCCGCCCTCCTGATGCTGGGCATGATGTGCGCCATCGTCGCCTCTTCCCTGTACCTCACCTTCTGCACCCGTATCGGTCTTCCCGTCTCTACTACCCACTCCATCATGGGCGGTGTCATTGGCATGGGTATCGCCTTGGTCGGCGCTGATGGTATTCATTGGGCCGAGTTCGACAAGGGCATCAGCTCTGGTGTCGTCTCTGTCTTCCTCGCCTGGATTATCGCCCCCGGTCTGGCTGGTGCCTTTggtgccatcatcttcatgaTCACCAAGTATGGAGTCATGCTTCGAAGCAAGCCCGTCTGGAAGGGTCTCTTCCTTACCCCCATCTACTTTGGCATCACCGCCTCGCTCCTTACCATGCTTATCGTGTGGAAGGGTGGTTCCATCAAGGTTGACTTTACTGACGCCGAGACTGCCGGTCTGATTGTTGGTGTCGGTGCCGCCTGggctctcatcatctccatcttcctcctgcCCTGGCTCTACCGCCTGGTCATCGTTGACGACTGGCAACTCCGCTGGTGGCACATCCCCATGGGCCCTCTCCTGCTCAAGcgccctgctcctcctcctcagcctgagGGTGCTGAGGGTGGCATCAGCGATTTCTACGAGGGCCACCTTACCcgcgaggagcttgaggatctcCGACGTGCTGGCCGTGAGGGTAGCGACGAGTTTGAGCGCGCCCAGGAGCAGACCAGCaacgagggcaagaaggttTCCGAGGAGACCCCCGAGCCCACCGCCGAGCCTGTCGAGGTCAAGCCCAAGCGTAGCATTATCGGTCCCAAGCCCGACGGTCCCTGGTACAGCGGCGCCATGCTCTTCTGGTACCTCAAGTTTGTCTTCCTCCAGGGTGTCGACCAGGATATCATCAACatgcagaagaagaagagcatccTGACCGGCGACCTGGACGAGATCCACGCCAACGTTCCCCACTACGACAACCGCGCCGAATACCTCTACACCTTTATGCAAGTCATGACTGCTTGTACCGCCTCCTTCACCCACGGTGCCAACGATGTGGCCAACGCCATCGGTCCCTATGCCACCATCTACCAGGTCTGGCAGACTGGCGCCATCACGAGCAGCAAGTCTGACGTCCCCGTCTGGATTCT CTGCTTCGGTGGTGCTGCCATTGCACTGGGTATCTGGACCTATGGTTACAACATCATGCGCAACCTGGGTAACCGTCTGACTCTTCACTCTCCCTCTCGAGGTTTCTCCATGGAGCTGGGCGCCGCTGTTACTATTATCCTGGCCACCCGTCTTA AGCTTCCTGTTTCCACCACCCAGTGTATCACCGGTGCTACCGTCGGTGTCGGTCTTTGCTCTGGTACCTGGCGCTCCATCAACTGGCGCATGGTCGTCTGGATCTACATGGGCTGGATCATCACTCTCCCCGTCGCTGGTATCCTCTCTGGCTGCATCtgcggcatcatcatcaacgctCCCCGCTGGGGCTACCAGGGCTAA
- a CDS encoding 2-Hacid-dh-C domain-containing protein, giving the protein MMRPLLRIGTYTACTRLSWASRNTRSFATTSRPSIQLPAMKLLYPTSLKLDVSSIEGFSVELKPYDVKKTIPEDLIDAEVLVTWTNSAENLKDAAARMKNLRWIQSLAAGPNDVLSAGFDTSKITVTTGSGLHDRTVAEHALGLLLNAARRFYEMRDYQLQGKWPGHLGGPQPDRPAGAFTTLRDARVLIWGFGNIAKTLTPHLLGLGTEVRGIARRRGVRDGIEVYGEDSLAELLPETDALVMILPGSDSTRHALNAERLKLLPKHAWVVNVGRGTSIDEDALVDALEKGEIGGAALDVFETEPLPEPSRLWKAPNVIVSPHAAGGRPQGSEGLIAENLRRFRAGQDLKNII; this is encoded by the coding sequence ATGATGCGCCCGTTGTTGCGAATCGGTACATATACTGCCTGCACCCGGTTGTCCTGGGCCTCGAGAAACACAAGATCCTTTGCGACCACCTCTAGACCCTCTATTCAATTGCCCGCCATGAAGCTGCTTTACCCTACTTCGCTCAAGCTCGACGTCTCGAGCATCGAGGGCTTCTCGGTCGAGCTTAAGCCCTACGACGTCAAGAAGACCATCCCCGAGGACCTCATCGACGCAGAGGTGCTCGTCACCTGGACAAACAGCGCCGAGAACCTCAAGGATGCCGCCGCACGGATGAAGAACCTGCGTTGGATCCAGTCCCTCGCCGCGGGTCCCAACGACGTCCTCAGCGCCGGCTTCGACACGTCCAAGATCACCGTCACCACCGGCTCGGGCCTGCACGACCGCACCGTCGCCGAGCacgccctcggcctcctcctcaacgcGGCGCGCCGGTTCTACGAGATGCGCGATTATCAGCTCCAGGGCAAGTGGCCGGGCCACCTCGGCGGCCCACAGCCCGACCGACCTGCAGGAGCCTTTACCACGCTGCGCGACGCTCGCGTGCTCATCTGGGGATTTGGCAACATTGCAAAGACGCTCACCCCGCAcctcctcgggctcgggACCGAGGTTCGGGGCATCGCGCGCCGAAGGGGTGTCCGTGACGGCATCGAGGTGTACGGCGAGGACAGCCTGGCGGAGCTCCTCCCCGAGACGGACGCCCTGGTCATGATCCTCCCCGGGTCCGACTCCACCCGCCACGCGCTCAACGCCGAGCGCCTCAAGCTTCTGCCCAAGCACGCGTGGGTCGTCAACGTCGGACGAGGCACTTCAATTGATGAGGATGCCCTGGTGGATGCTCTTGAGAAGGGAGAGATTGGAGGAGCTGCTCTTGATGTTTTTGAGACGGAGCCTCTCCCCGAGCCGAGCAGACTTTGGAAGGCGCCTAACGTCATCGTGTCGCCGCACGCTGCCGGTGGACGACCACAAGGCTCCGAGGGCTTGATCGCCGAAAACTTGAGACGGTTCCGGGCTGGACAAGACTTGAAGAACATTATTTAG
- a CDS encoding Amidohydro-rel domain-containing protein: MESLSPQFIKPWLPKSSPPLYLFKNATIIDPVTGTFTAPQYIFTQNGTIAAITSDDTTLPAEASEATIIDVAGKYICPGLIDAHVHIAAAPGDSDFSKVMSTPEHVSMLRMTYVCRDILARGFTTVRDCGGAPYALKQATEEWLVPGPRLYISGHALSQTGGHGDFRSCHDHTHCVSGFVSGLGRVCDGVSACLATARDEIRRGADFIKIMGSGGVVSPTDRLEGKQFSPEEIRAVVLAASNHGTYVTCHAYSPDSIRIAIENGVKGIEHGNLIDEPTAKLMAEKGCFLTPTLVTYQTLADPALPQFLNEDSQAKNKKVLAMGINALKIAKKAGLTLCYGSDLLGPLGIYQTREFSIRSEALSNLDILQSATINPARMLGETNTLGQVKTGFKADLLILNSNPLDDITVFERQQQELVAVIKDGRVCLSRTPQLSGHLDAWKTF; this comes from the coding sequence ATGGAATCGCTGTCTCCCCAATTCATCAAGCCCTGGCTTCCCAAGTCATCCCCTCCATTATACCTCTTTAAGAACGCCACCATTATTGACCCTGTCACCGGCACCTTTACTGCACCCCAATATATCTTCACTCAAAATGGCACAATTGCTGCCATTACTTCAGACGACACGACCCTCCCAGCAGAAGCCTCAGAGGCTACCATCATCGATGTTGCTGGCAAATATATCTGTCCTGGTCTCATCGACGCCCACGTCCACATCGCCGCTGCACCAGGTGACTCGGATTTCTCCAAGGTCATGTCCACACCGGAGCACGTCTCCATGCTCCGCATGACCTATGTCTGTCGCGACATTCTCGCCCGTGGCTTCACCACTGTCCGCGACTGTGGCGGCGCCCCGTATGCCCTCAAGCAGGCAACAGAGGAATGGCTGGTCCCTGGACCCAGACTTTACATCAGTGGTCATGCATTGAGTCAGACAGGTGGCCACGGTGATTTCAGAAGCTGCCATGACCATACACACTGTGTATCTGGGTTTGTCTCCGGACTCGGAAGGGTCTGTGACGGTGTATCGGCCTGTCTGGCTACAGCGCGAGACGAGATACGCCGAGGAGCAGACTTTATAAAGATCATGGGCAGTGGCGGAGTGGTCAGTCCGACGGATAGACTCGAGGGCAAGCAGTTCAGTCCAGAAGAGATCCGAGCTGTGGTTCTAGCTGCATCGAATCATGGGACGTACGTGACATGCCATGCTTATTCGCCTGATTCCATTCGCATCGCCATCGAAAACGGCGTCAAGGGCATTGAGCACGGCAATCTCATTGATGAGCCAACAGCCAAGCTCATGGCGGAGAAAGGATGTTTTCTCACTCCAACACTCGTCACATATCAAACCCTAGCGGATCCAGCGTTGCCTCAATTCTTGAATGAGGATTCGCAGgcaaagaacaagaaagtcCTCGCCATGGGAATCAATGCCCTCAAGatcgccaagaaggccggTCTAACACTTTGCTACGGAAGTGACCTTCTTGGACCACTTGGGATATATCAAACCCGGGAGTTCAGCATCCGTTCAGAAGCTCTGAGCAATCTTGACATTCTCCAAAGCGCAACTATCAATCCCGCAAGGATGCTTGGCGAAACAAACACTTTGGGCCAGGTCAAGACGGGGTTCAAGGCAGACTTGTTGATTCTAAACAGCAATCCACTAGATGACATTACAGTGTTTGAACGCCAGCAGCAGGAGCTAGTGGCGGTGATCAAGGACGGCCGGGTATGCCTGAGCCGCACTCCTCAACTGTCAGGGCATCTTGATGCCTGGAAGACATTCTAG